Within Vibrio campbellii CAIM 519 = NBRC 15631 = ATCC 25920, the genomic segment CGCTCAGAAAACAGATAGCTAGCTTGCGAGAGGACAACCTTACCAAATTACTCAGTCGGTTGCCCCAGTTCGCTTTCTTTAAATACGATAAACGCACGGCGGTTTAAAGCATTGGCTTCTGGAGATTCTTCGTTGATCACAGGTTGAAGTTCACCAAAGGCTTTTACTTCCCAAGCAAACTGCGATGGATCGAGTTTCGTCTTGAGATACGCCACCACGGTTTGCGCTCTTCGCTCCGCCAATTCTTCATTATAAGAGAGCGAGCCCACTTGGTCGGTATGACCAGCCACCATAATGCTACCTTCTAAACCTTGCAGTTTTGCGATGAAGACATCTAATTGTGAAAGATCTTCCGGTTTTAATTCCGACTTATCGAAATCAAAGTGCGGCGTCATCGCCATGTAGATCTTACGTTCTGGTTTTGGCGGCTCACAGAAAAGCATCTCTTCGTACTTCTTCGCCTCTTCAAACATCACGTAAGCACGACGGTTTTCGGCGCGAGCTTGATCCGATTTACCCAACGCTAGCGGCTGCGACTCACCAACGTGCTTCACTTCCCAATCGTATTTCTCTGGGTTGAGTTGTTGCTGAAGATACGCCTCTACCGATTCAGCACGGCGCATAGACAGCTTCTCGTTATATTCGTCAGAGCCTTTAAAATCGGTGTGACCAACAATCGTGATGCGTCCGCTCAAGCCTTGAATATCACGAATGAACGCATCTAGGCTTGCCGCATCGGCTTCGCGAATGATGGATTTATCGAAGTCGAAATGCCCGGAAATCACCATATGTAATTCACGTCGCGGTGGCCTTTGTGACTTAAATCAATTGGACTAAATCAACGAGGTGAAAATCCATATCTGGATTCTTATTGGGCGCAATGTCTAGCACGATAACTTTTGCTTGTTGCTCAAGGTAGGCAAGAGCAAGGTGTTGACCGATACCTTGGCTACCGCCAGTAATCACGACCACTTTATCTTTATACATACAGAGTTCTTAATTGTTTTTAATAACCACAATTTTAGAGTGCTACCACTCATAAAAATAGAAATAAAAGCAAAAACGACCAAAATACCTTCACCAGAAACGGAATAATATCAAATGAGCTGTATCCCTATTCTGTTGGGTAACTTTCCTATCAAATTAGCCATAACATTGATAAGTTAACTTCACTCAACCCTGAAAATCGCTTCGAATAT encodes:
- a CDS encoding SDR family NAD(P)-dependent oxidoreductase; amino-acid sequence: MYKDKVVVITGGSQGIGQHLALAYLEQQAKVIVLDIAPNKNPDMDFHLVDLVQLI